A DNA window from Haloactinospora alba contains the following coding sequences:
- a CDS encoding dipeptidase — MEARTYIAEHRDEFLSALKEWLAIPSVSADPDREGDVRRSAEWLARHLSETGFPTVETWETAGKPAVFAEWPARDPKAPVVLVYGHHDVQPVEPRDAWNTDPFVPEEQGQRLVGRGSSDDKGQVLFHTLGLRAGLASAGDTAPPVTVKLIVEGEEESGSPNFAALLEQNRQRLGCDVVVVSDTTMWSADTPSMCVGMRGMTDCRIDVYGPETDLHSGSFGGAVPNPASAMADLLSGMHDSDGRVAVPGFYDDVVEIDPAERDMIARLPFDESRWLRTASSAAPAGEAGYSTLERLWVRPTAEINGMWGGHTGAGRKTIVPSSAHANVSFRLVPNQEPARVQDRVREYIRANLPAGLRSDVEFNGPGVRPCASDTSSAAVRAARSAMSRAFGTEVLYTREGGSGPEADIADILGAPLVFVAVGLDEDGIHAPNEKVEIPLLLRGAESAAYLYWELAAALPE, encoded by the coding sequence ATGGAAGCGCGCACCTACATCGCCGAACACCGGGACGAGTTCCTCTCCGCCCTCAAGGAGTGGCTGGCGATCCCGTCCGTGTCGGCCGACCCCGACCGGGAGGGGGACGTGCGCCGGTCGGCGGAGTGGCTCGCCCGGCACCTGTCGGAGACCGGATTCCCCACGGTGGAGACGTGGGAGACCGCCGGGAAGCCGGCGGTCTTCGCCGAGTGGCCCGCCCGGGACCCGAAGGCCCCGGTTGTGCTCGTCTACGGCCATCACGACGTGCAGCCGGTCGAACCCCGCGACGCCTGGAACACCGACCCGTTCGTCCCCGAGGAGCAGGGGCAGCGCCTGGTGGGACGCGGCTCCTCGGACGACAAGGGGCAGGTGCTGTTCCACACGCTCGGGCTGCGCGCCGGGCTCGCTTCCGCTGGTGACACCGCCCCGCCGGTGACCGTCAAGCTCATCGTCGAGGGCGAGGAGGAATCGGGCTCGCCCAACTTCGCCGCGCTGCTGGAACAGAACCGGCAGCGGTTGGGCTGTGACGTGGTGGTCGTCTCGGACACCACCATGTGGTCGGCGGACACCCCGTCGATGTGCGTCGGTATGCGTGGAATGACCGACTGCCGCATCGACGTTTACGGCCCCGAGACCGACCTGCACAGCGGATCGTTCGGCGGGGCGGTGCCCAACCCGGCGAGCGCAATGGCCGACCTGCTCTCCGGCATGCACGACAGCGACGGCCGCGTCGCCGTCCCCGGCTTCTACGACGACGTCGTCGAGATCGATCCGGCCGAACGCGACATGATCGCCCGGCTCCCCTTCGACGAGTCGCGGTGGTTGCGCACCGCGAGCAGCGCCGCACCGGCGGGTGAGGCCGGATACAGCACCCTGGAACGGCTCTGGGTGCGCCCCACGGCGGAGATCAACGGCATGTGGGGCGGACACACGGGTGCCGGCCGGAAAACGATCGTGCCCAGCTCCGCGCACGCCAACGTCAGCTTCCGGCTGGTGCCGAACCAGGAACCGGCACGCGTCCAGGACCGGGTGCGCGAGTACATCCGGGCGAACCTGCCGGCCGGCCTGCGTTCCGACGTGGAGTTCAACGGCCCGGGGGTGCGCCCGTGCGCCTCGGACACCTCCTCGGCTGCCGTGCGGGCCGCGCGGTCGGCGATGAGCCGCGCGTTCGGAACCGAGGTGCTCTACACCCGGGAGGGCGGCAGCGGCCCGGAGGCCGACATCGCCGACATCCTCGGCGCCCCGCTGGTGTTCGTCGCTGTCGGGTTGGACGAGGACGGCATCCACGCCCCCAACGAGAAGGTGGAGATCCCACTGCTGCTCCGTGGTGCGGAAAGCGCCGCCTACCTGTACTGGGAACTCGCCGCGGCACTGCCGGAATGA
- the nudC gene encoding NAD(+) diphosphatase, which produces MPLSHVTPALSRGAVDMAGYRRTDQEWLTKAWADQNSRVLVLESGDARSYGWDALRARQSRTLVTTGSDGRPRLVFRSPEEAPEGERYLLGVDADERAYFAVRADAGRSLEEPQGTRASSLRDVGALLDDRDAGLLTHAVALANWHATHRFCPGCGNPTRMTSAGHVRFCDTEGLEHFPRMDPAVIMLVHREVDGVEQCLLGHNPKWPGSRYSVLAGFVEPGESLEQAVEREVAEEVGVAVGEQEYVASQPWPFPRSLMLGYLARAVGDAERTDGEEITDVRWLTRAQLYREAADGTVVLPGSASIARKLIEYWYGGELPGEWA; this is translated from the coding sequence ATGCCCTTATCACACGTGACACCGGCACTGTCGCGCGGCGCCGTCGACATGGCGGGGTACCGTCGTACCGACCAGGAGTGGCTGACGAAGGCGTGGGCGGACCAGAACAGCCGCGTCCTGGTGCTGGAGAGCGGCGACGCCCGTTCCTACGGGTGGGACGCGTTGCGCGCCCGCCAGTCCCGGACCCTGGTCACCACCGGCTCCGACGGTCGCCCCCGCCTGGTGTTCCGTTCACCGGAGGAAGCTCCGGAGGGTGAGCGCTACCTGCTCGGTGTGGACGCGGACGAACGCGCCTACTTCGCGGTGCGCGCCGACGCCGGGAGGTCGCTGGAGGAGCCGCAGGGGACCCGCGCGTCCTCGCTGCGGGACGTGGGGGCGCTACTGGACGACCGGGACGCCGGGCTGCTGACCCATGCGGTCGCCCTGGCCAACTGGCACGCCACCCACCGGTTCTGCCCGGGGTGCGGAAACCCGACCCGGATGACGTCGGCGGGTCACGTGCGGTTCTGCGACACGGAGGGTCTCGAACACTTCCCCCGCATGGATCCGGCGGTGATCATGCTGGTCCACCGGGAAGTGGACGGGGTGGAACAGTGCCTGCTGGGACACAACCCCAAGTGGCCCGGCAGCAGGTACTCGGTCCTGGCCGGTTTCGTGGAGCCGGGTGAGTCCCTCGAGCAGGCCGTGGAGCGGGAGGTCGCCGAGGAGGTCGGCGTAGCCGTGGGGGAACAGGAGTACGTGGCCTCGCAGCCGTGGCCGTTCCCGCGCAGCCTCATGCTGGGCTATCTGGCTCGGGCGGTGGGAGACGCCGAACGTACCGACGGTGAGGAGATCACCGACGTGCGCTGGCTGACCCGTGCTCAGTTGTACCGGGAGGCAGCGGACGGAACGGTCGTGCTGCCCGGGTCCGCCTCGATCGCCCGCAAGCTGATCGAGTACTGGTACGGGGGTGAGCTTCCCGGCGAGTGGGCGTGA
- a CDS encoding ANTAR domain-containing protein codes for MGKELGENVTPHSTISGRDTSAIGIIERTPTGWRVGGDEELPDLMNAMVLADLLAAEEQPQRTTATKAPGRAEEELEETERLRLTVAQLEHALHSRVVVEQAIGTLAERHQLPPREAFDLLRSAARSRGRKVADVARDVVTSSTNPLTPLPAELAGNGAAVEAET; via the coding sequence ATGGGCAAGGAATTGGGGGAGAACGTGACACCGCACAGCACCATCAGCGGTAGGGACACATCCGCCATCGGCATCATCGAACGGACTCCGACGGGGTGGCGGGTCGGCGGCGACGAGGAACTGCCCGACCTGATGAACGCCATGGTCCTCGCCGACCTCCTCGCGGCGGAGGAGCAGCCGCAGCGCACCACCGCCACCAAGGCACCCGGCCGGGCGGAGGAGGAGCTGGAGGAGACCGAGCGCCTCCGACTCACCGTGGCGCAGCTGGAACACGCGCTGCACAGCCGGGTGGTGGTGGAACAGGCCATCGGCACCCTGGCGGAGCGGCACCAGCTCCCACCGCGCGAGGCTTTCGACCTGCTGCGTTCCGCCGCGCGCTCCCGGGGCCGCAAGGTGGCCGATGTGGCCCGCGACGTGGTCACCAGCAGCACGAACCCGCTCACCCCGCTTCCGGCGGAGTTGGCTGGCAACGGTGCCGCGGTGGAGGCCGAGACCTGA
- a CDS encoding mycoredoxin, translated as MATPATSHITMYTTPWCGFCKRLKSQLGREDITVEEIDIEQEPQAAEYVMRVNGGNQTVPTVVFADGTALTNPSLAQVKKTLEAQ; from the coding sequence ATGGCTACCCCGGCCACCAGCCACATCACGATGTACACCACCCCCTGGTGCGGGTTCTGCAAACGACTGAAGAGCCAGCTCGGCCGCGAGGACATCACGGTCGAGGAGATCGATATCGAACAGGAACCGCAGGCGGCGGAGTACGTGATGCGGGTCAACGGCGGGAACCAGACCGTTCCGACCGTGGTGTTCGCCGACGGGACCGCCCTGACGAACCCGTCGCTGGCCCAAGTGAAGAAGACGCTCGAAGCGCAGTAA
- a CDS encoding class I SAM-dependent methyltransferase yields MDGEIPERYGSWIFTQSHSDEADRLRAIAATYNRFSRGQIRTLGLGEDPRCLDVGAGPGSIAAWLATEFPRGEIVAADRDASMLVPLADSCSNLEAVETDVSDDTALHGMERFDLVHARFVLMHLRDRLRVLDTLGELVSPGGWLLLGDSIDLTTEELSHTAYGKTMNAMWEVLHANIGTDISWVSSTPSLLRSRGFVDIGSEAYLPSADHRPPVSRFWKLTWQQLRDRLITSGRVDAATVERALAQLDDPDFTAVSPGMLNTRGRATRG; encoded by the coding sequence ATGGACGGCGAGATACCCGAACGCTACGGAAGCTGGATCTTCACCCAGTCGCACAGTGACGAGGCGGACAGGCTCAGAGCCATCGCCGCTACCTATAACCGTTTCAGCCGCGGTCAGATCCGGACCCTGGGACTCGGAGAAGACCCGCGCTGTCTGGACGTGGGGGCCGGACCGGGCAGCATCGCCGCATGGCTCGCCACGGAGTTCCCACGCGGGGAGATCGTCGCCGCCGACCGTGACGCGAGCATGCTCGTTCCCCTCGCGGACAGCTGTTCCAACCTGGAAGCGGTCGAGACGGACGTGTCCGACGACACGGCCCTGCACGGCATGGAACGGTTCGACCTGGTACACGCCCGCTTCGTTCTGATGCACCTCCGCGACCGACTCAGGGTGCTGGACACCCTGGGGGAACTGGTCTCCCCCGGTGGTTGGCTCCTCCTCGGCGACTCGATCGACCTGACCACGGAGGAGCTCTCCCACACGGCGTACGGAAAAACCATGAACGCCATGTGGGAAGTGTTGCACGCCAACATCGGTACGGACATCAGCTGGGTGTCTTCCACTCCCTCCCTGCTGCGGTCCAGAGGCTTCGTCGACATCGGTTCCGAGGCGTACCTTCCCTCGGCCGACCACCGGCCCCCGGTCTCCCGGTTCTGGAAACTGACGTGGCAACAGCTGCGGGACCGCCTCATCACCAGTGGACGTGTCGACGCCGCCACGGTGGAACGGGCTCTCGCGCAACTCGACGACCCCGACTTCACCGCCGTCTCACCCGGTATGCTCAATACGCGGGGTCGCGCGACCCGCGGTTGA
- a CDS encoding ATP-dependent DNA helicase UvrD2: MDPDRVLEGLDPEQLEAARSLRGPVCILAGAGTGKTRAITHRIAHAVASGVAAEQQILAVTFTTRAAGEMRGRLRSLGAPRVQARTFHSAARRQLWYFWPQVIGGPTPTLLDSKVQPVSRAAASCGLQLDRTGLRDVAGEIEWAKVTQVRPTDYEKAAVKAGRETPLAIHEVARVYEAYEELCRENNLLDFESMLELTAAMLNENSAVAERVRDQYRYFVVDEFQDVNPLQKLVLDAWLGDRDDLCVVGDPDQTIYSFTGATPSYLTGFSAAYPHATVVRLVRDYRSTPQVVRVANSTLRSASNGADSRRELVAQRPDGPEPTYTEYDDDPAEATSVARKISALIDAGTPAREIAVLFRANSQTATYEQALSDAGIAYTVRGATRFFDRPEIKQAIHTLRGARHGAADEPLVSTVRHILTPLGLTERPPEGRQARERWESLAALAQLAEDMAGGESGGDSGRVTMEDFVAELDARVATEHAPELEGVTLASLHSAKGMEWDAVFLAGLTEGMLPIVYAESAEQIEEERRLFYVGVTRAREFLSLSWALSRSPGGRRNRKPSRFLDGLRPASPSLAQERQRRGQGKQARTVSCRICGAAVTEAAERKVGRCRDCPADYDEELLERLKQWRSGVAREQKVPAYVIFTDATLQAVAEQVPASSSGLAQIPGVGAAKLERYGAAVLDLCAGSAPARPEDEGDPDE, encoded by the coding sequence ATGGATCCAGACCGGGTGCTGGAAGGGCTCGATCCCGAGCAGCTCGAGGCGGCGCGTTCCCTGCGCGGTCCGGTGTGCATCCTCGCCGGCGCGGGGACAGGGAAGACCCGCGCGATCACCCACCGGATCGCGCACGCCGTCGCCAGCGGGGTGGCGGCGGAGCAGCAGATCCTCGCGGTGACGTTCACGACACGCGCGGCGGGGGAGATGCGCGGCCGGCTGCGGTCACTGGGCGCTCCGCGCGTGCAGGCGCGCACGTTCCACTCGGCGGCACGCCGCCAGCTCTGGTACTTCTGGCCCCAGGTCATCGGCGGCCCCACCCCGACCCTGCTCGACAGCAAGGTCCAACCCGTCTCCCGGGCCGCGGCCTCCTGCGGCCTGCAGCTCGACCGTACGGGTCTGCGGGACGTCGCCGGGGAGATCGAGTGGGCCAAGGTCACCCAGGTGCGTCCCACCGACTACGAGAAGGCGGCGGTGAAGGCGGGACGGGAGACACCGCTGGCCATCCACGAGGTCGCCCGCGTCTACGAGGCCTACGAGGAGCTGTGCCGCGAGAACAACCTGCTGGACTTCGAGTCGATGCTGGAGCTGACGGCGGCGATGCTGAACGAGAACTCCGCCGTGGCCGAGCGGGTGCGGGACCAGTACCGCTACTTCGTCGTGGACGAGTTCCAGGACGTCAACCCGCTGCAGAAACTGGTGCTGGACGCCTGGCTGGGGGACCGGGACGACCTCTGCGTCGTCGGTGACCCGGACCAGACCATCTACTCGTTCACGGGAGCCACCCCCTCCTACCTCACCGGCTTCAGCGCCGCCTACCCGCACGCCACGGTGGTGCGGCTGGTGCGCGACTACCGTTCCACCCCCCAGGTGGTACGGGTGGCCAACAGCACCCTGCGTTCGGCCTCCAACGGAGCCGACAGCCGCAGGGAGCTGGTGGCCCAGCGCCCGGACGGTCCGGAGCCCACCTACACCGAGTACGACGACGACCCGGCCGAGGCCACGTCTGTGGCCAGGAAGATCTCCGCGCTGATCGACGCGGGGACCCCCGCACGCGAGATCGCCGTCCTGTTCCGCGCGAACTCGCAGACGGCCACCTACGAGCAGGCGCTGTCCGACGCCGGCATCGCCTACACCGTGCGCGGCGCGACCCGGTTCTTCGACCGCCCCGAGATCAAGCAGGCCATCCACACGCTGCGGGGGGCCCGGCACGGCGCGGCGGACGAACCCCTCGTGAGCACGGTGCGCCACATCCTCACCCCGCTCGGCCTCACCGAGCGCCCCCCGGAAGGGCGCCAGGCGCGGGAACGCTGGGAGTCGCTGGCGGCGCTGGCGCAGCTCGCCGAGGACATGGCGGGCGGGGAATCCGGAGGAGACAGCGGACGGGTCACCATGGAGGACTTCGTCGCGGAGCTGGACGCGCGGGTGGCAACGGAGCACGCTCCGGAACTCGAGGGGGTCACGCTGGCGTCGCTGCACTCCGCCAAGGGTATGGAGTGGGACGCCGTCTTCCTGGCCGGTCTCACCGAGGGGATGCTCCCCATCGTCTACGCCGAGTCCGCGGAGCAGATCGAGGAGGAGCGGCGGCTGTTCTACGTCGGGGTGACCCGGGCGCGGGAGTTCCTGTCCCTCTCCTGGGCGCTTTCCCGCTCGCCCGGTGGGCGGAGGAACCGCAAACCCTCGCGTTTCCTCGACGGGTTGCGGCCCGCATCGCCGTCCCTGGCCCAGGAACGGCAGCGCCGCGGCCAGGGGAAACAGGCCAGGACCGTCTCCTGCCGGATATGCGGGGCCGCGGTGACAGAGGCGGCCGAGCGCAAGGTGGGGCGGTGCCGGGACTGCCCGGCCGATTACGATGAGGAGCTGTTGGAGCGGCTCAAGCAATGGCGCAGCGGTGTCGCCCGGGAACAGAAGGTTCCGGCGTACGTCATCTTCACCGACGCCACTCTGCAGGCGGTGGCCGAACAGGTTCCCGCCAGCTCGTCGGGGCTGGCGCAGATACCGGGTGTCGGTGCCGCGAAGCTGGAACGGTACGGTGCGGCGGTGCTGGACCTGTGTGCGGGGAGCGCGCCAGCGCGCCCGGAGGACGAGGGGGATCCGGATGAGTGA
- the tesB gene encoding acyl-CoA thioesterase II → MSDNQAGSRAEGDRSGQTVTELLHTLDLEQIEVNIFRGSSPDGGPQRVFGGQVAGQALVAAGRTVPSDRHVHSLHAYFIRPGDPAVPIVYEVDRVRDGRSFTTRRVSAIQHGKTIFTLSASFHHTESGLEHRVAMPEVPAPEELPSIRERLLDFLGRVPRFASWHPIEMRPVGPLSYEVERDPGLSTTRNLVWLRVDGELPDDPMLHVCLMTYASDMTLLDTVLLRHGRSFSGISMASLDHAIWFHRPFRVDEWLLYAQETPTASGARGMARGDVYTRSGELVCSVVQEGLLRVDEAT, encoded by the coding sequence ATGAGTGACAACCAGGCGGGGAGCAGGGCGGAGGGCGACCGCTCGGGCCAGACGGTGACGGAGCTGCTGCACACGCTCGACCTGGAACAGATCGAGGTGAACATCTTCCGCGGCAGCAGCCCCGACGGGGGGCCGCAACGGGTGTTCGGCGGCCAGGTGGCCGGCCAGGCGCTGGTGGCCGCCGGCCGCACGGTCCCCTCGGACCGGCACGTGCACTCGCTGCACGCCTACTTCATCCGTCCCGGCGATCCCGCGGTTCCGATCGTCTACGAGGTGGACCGGGTGCGGGACGGCCGTTCGTTCACCACCCGGCGGGTCTCGGCGATCCAGCACGGCAAGACGATCTTCACCCTGTCGGCGTCGTTCCATCACACGGAGTCCGGACTGGAGCACCGTGTCGCGATGCCGGAGGTGCCCGCGCCGGAGGAGCTGCCGTCTATCCGGGAGCGGTTGCTCGACTTCCTGGGGAGGGTGCCCAGGTTCGCCAGCTGGCACCCGATCGAGATGCGGCCGGTGGGCCCGCTGTCCTACGAGGTCGAGCGCGACCCCGGCCTGAGTACGACCCGCAACCTGGTGTGGCTGCGGGTCGACGGGGAGCTTCCCGACGACCCGATGCTGCACGTGTGCCTGATGACCTACGCGTCCGACATGACACTGCTGGACACGGTTCTGCTGCGGCACGGCCGTTCGTTCTCCGGGATCTCCATGGCGAGCCTGGACCACGCGATATGGTTCCATCGACCGTTCCGGGTGGACGAGTGGCTGCTGTACGCCCAGGAGACACCGACGGCGAGCGGAGCCCGCGGGATGGCTCGCGGTGACGTGTACACGCGCTCCGGCGAACTGGTGTGCTCCGTGGTCCAGGAGGGGTTGCTGCGGGTCGACGAGGCGACGTAA
- a CDS encoding WhiB family transcriptional regulator: MLASVLESPWLGEVEVPCRWEPDLFFAEAPADVEAAKAICRDCPVREQCLADALERSEPWGVWGGELLVSGEIVAQKRSRGRPRKYPRPAEQAA, encoded by the coding sequence ATGCTTGCCTCGGTCCTGGAAAGCCCGTGGTTAGGGGAGGTCGAGGTCCCCTGCCGCTGGGAGCCGGACCTTTTCTTCGCCGAGGCCCCCGCGGACGTGGAGGCTGCCAAGGCGATCTGCCGTGACTGCCCCGTACGGGAGCAGTGTCTCGCTGACGCGTTGGAGCGGAGCGAACCGTGGGGTGTCTGGGGAGGTGAGCTCCTCGTTTCCGGAGAGATCGTGGCGCAGAAGAGGTCGCGCGGTCGTCCCCGGAAGTATCCACGGCCGGCCGAACAGGCTGCGTAG
- a CDS encoding M48 metallopeptidase family protein, giving the protein MSSNTNVEVRRSSRRRRTVSAYRDGDRTVVLVPAALSSAEEQRWVERMLSRLAAREERRSPDSATLLNRALDLAERYLDGLVRPESVRWVDNQRNRWGSCTPEDGSIRLSRRLAGMPEWVVDYVLLHELVHLIIPHHGEEFWDLVRRYPKADRARGYLEGVSAAARLGNAATDTEQTTVDDDRDTVGKRELPAEDEG; this is encoded by the coding sequence GTGTCGTCGAACACGAACGTCGAGGTGCGTCGCAGCTCCCGACGGCGGCGCACTGTTTCCGCCTATCGGGACGGGGACCGGACGGTTGTCCTCGTGCCGGCCGCACTGTCCAGCGCGGAGGAGCAGCGCTGGGTGGAGCGCATGCTGTCGCGGCTCGCCGCGCGCGAGGAACGCCGCAGCCCCGACAGCGCCACGCTGCTCAACCGCGCCCTGGACCTGGCGGAGCGCTACCTCGACGGGCTGGTCCGGCCGGAGAGCGTGCGCTGGGTGGACAACCAGCGCAACCGGTGGGGCTCCTGCACCCCGGAGGACGGTTCCATCCGCCTGTCCCGGCGGCTCGCCGGCATGCCGGAGTGGGTCGTGGACTACGTCCTGTTGCACGAGCTCGTGCACCTCATCATCCCCCACCACGGGGAGGAGTTCTGGGACCTGGTGCGCCGGTACCCGAAGGCCGACCGGGCCCGCGGCTACCTGGAAGGGGTGAGCGCGGCGGCGCGGCTGGGGAACGCCGCCACCGACACGGAACAGACCACCGTCGACGACGACCGCGACACGGTCGGAAAGCGCGAACTCCCCGCCGAGGACGAGGGGTAG
- a CDS encoding NUDIX hydrolase — protein MTLRLAAQDALASWAAPDASQEELRREYVAHLERFPDGVWRTCTSGHLTASAAILSPHGEHAVLTLHRTIGKWLQTGGHCEPEDTSLAATALREAGEESGITGLRPLPGPVRLDRHWVPCCGGTWHLDVQYAAVAPENTELSRNERESTDLGWFPVSSLPEPSDEACHTLVRAAARALHTQPAP, from the coding sequence GTGACACTGCGCCTCGCCGCCCAGGACGCTCTCGCCTCCTGGGCCGCGCCCGACGCGTCCCAGGAGGAGCTGCGCCGGGAGTACGTGGCCCACCTGGAGCGCTTCCCCGACGGGGTGTGGCGCACCTGTACGTCCGGCCACCTCACCGCGAGCGCCGCCATCCTCTCCCCCCACGGGGAGCACGCGGTGCTGACCCTGCACCGCACGATCGGGAAGTGGTTACAGACCGGCGGCCACTGCGAGCCGGAGGACACCTCGCTGGCCGCGACCGCGTTGCGGGAGGCCGGAGAGGAGTCGGGCATCACGGGGTTGCGGCCGCTCCCGGGGCCGGTGCGGCTCGACCGGCACTGGGTCCCGTGCTGCGGGGGCACGTGGCACCTGGACGTGCAGTACGCGGCGGTCGCTCCGGAGAACACGGAGCTCTCCCGGAACGAACGGGAGTCGACCGACCTGGGCTGGTTCCCGGTGAGCTCCCTTCCGGAACCGTCCGACGAGGCGTGCCACACGCTCGTGCGCGCCGCGGCACGGGCGCTCCACACCCAGCCCGCCCCCTGA
- a CDS encoding zinc-dependent metalloprotease, whose translation MSDPPFGFSMPNDPDDESGRRSGDSGAGGPGGGDPNMPGGFPFGDPQQMAHMLRQFADMMSAQSPSSGSASGSSGGVNWEVATNVARHSVSQQGDSSVGATDYAQVQEALRLADLWLNETTSLPSGVNSMEAWSRSEWIERTMSTWSRLCDPMTSRIVESMSQNMPEEMQSMAGPIMGMVQQMGGMMVSQQAGQAIGELAREVVGTTDVGLPLAGEGRAALLPAGVEKFGEGLEIPADEVRLYLAAREAALHRLFGHTPWLRSHLFTLVEEYARGMSFDMSGLEEKLGQIDISNPEALQEALSGIEGQGLFQPKDTPQQKASLARLETTLALIEGWVSVVVSSAVDQRLPHAASLAETTRRHRAAGGPAEHTFATLVGLELRPRRLRDAAALWTALQEARGIEGRDAVWEHPDLMPSGSDLDDPSAFVHGQMDAEAAQIDISQFTGEPPQSGGPSDSDDSSDRDTGEGEGGT comes from the coding sequence GTGAGTGACCCACCTTTTGGTTTCAGTATGCCGAACGACCCCGACGACGAGTCAGGTCGGCGCTCGGGTGATTCCGGCGCCGGCGGCCCAGGCGGGGGTGACCCGAACATGCCGGGTGGCTTCCCGTTCGGCGACCCGCAACAGATGGCGCACATGCTCCGCCAGTTCGCCGACATGATGTCCGCCCAGTCGCCCTCCTCGGGTTCGGCGAGCGGCTCGTCCGGCGGAGTGAACTGGGAAGTGGCGACGAACGTCGCCCGCCACTCGGTCTCCCAACAGGGGGACTCCAGTGTCGGCGCCACCGACTACGCCCAGGTCCAGGAGGCGCTGCGCCTCGCCGACCTGTGGCTGAACGAGACGACGAGCCTGCCCTCCGGCGTGAACAGTATGGAGGCGTGGAGCCGCTCGGAGTGGATCGAGCGGACCATGTCCACCTGGTCGCGACTGTGCGACCCGATGACGTCGCGCATCGTCGAGTCCATGAGCCAGAACATGCCGGAGGAGATGCAGTCCATGGCCGGCCCGATCATGGGCATGGTGCAGCAGATGGGCGGCATGATGGTCAGCCAGCAGGCCGGCCAGGCGATCGGTGAGCTGGCACGCGAGGTCGTGGGCACGACCGATGTCGGCCTCCCGCTCGCGGGCGAGGGGCGGGCGGCCCTCCTGCCGGCCGGTGTGGAGAAGTTCGGCGAGGGGTTGGAGATCCCCGCGGACGAGGTGCGGCTGTACCTCGCGGCGCGCGAGGCGGCGCTGCACCGGCTGTTCGGACACACGCCCTGGCTGCGCTCCCACCTGTTCACCCTGGTCGAGGAGTACGCCCGTGGCATGTCCTTCGACATGAGCGGCCTGGAGGAGAAGCTCGGCCAGATCGACATCTCCAACCCGGAGGCGCTGCAGGAGGCCCTGTCCGGCATCGAGGGGCAGGGGCTGTTCCAGCCGAAGGACACACCGCAGCAGAAGGCGTCGCTGGCGCGCCTGGAGACCACGCTCGCCCTGATCGAGGGGTGGGTGTCGGTGGTGGTCAGCTCGGCCGTCGACCAGCGCCTGCCGCACGCCGCATCCCTGGCGGAGACGACCCGCCGCCACCGCGCCGCGGGCGGCCCCGCCGAGCACACGTTCGCCACGCTCGTGGGGTTGGAACTGCGCCCGCGCCGCCTGCGCGACGCCGCCGCGTTGTGGACGGCGCTGCAGGAGGCACGCGGTATCGAGGGACGCGACGCGGTGTGGGAGCACCCCGACCTGATGCCCTCCGGTTCCGACCTGGACGACCCGAGTGCGTTCGTGCACGGGCAGATGGACGCCGAAGCGGCGCAGATCGACATCTCCCAGTTCACCGGGGAGCCCCCGCAGTCGGGCGGCCCGTCCGACAGTGACGACTCATCGGACCGGGACACGGGCGAAGGCGAGGGCGGTACGTGA